The DNA region TTATTTGGACATGATTCTTGTACCATTAGGGTTTCTAATGACCATTGGTTATCATATATGGTTGTGGCATAAGACTAGATCGGAGCCTTTTTCTACTTCAATTGGAATCAATGCTCATGCTAGAAGATTTTGGGTTCCTACCATGTTGAAGGTATACTATCTATTCTATATTATTTGTAGTTTTATTTCTGATCATATATTTCAAAACAATGATAAATTCTAATGCATAAATAAAACATTATCTCAATCCAGGATATCGAAAAGAAGAACATTCTAGTCGCACAAAGTCTTCGAAATCTTATAATGGGATCGACTCTGATGGCTACCACATCAATTCTATTATCAGCCGGCTTAGCCGCTATCATTAGCAGTACTTACACTATAAAAAAGCCTCTCGACGATGTTATCTACGGTGGTCACGGCGAATTTATGGTAGCACTTAAATATGTGACACTTCTGACCATATTCTTATTCTCATTTTTCTGCCATAGTCTCTCAATTAGGTTTCTCAACCAATTAAGCCTTCTAATTTGCACACCACAAGATGTTATGTCCATGGTTACTCC from Lathyrus oleraceus cultivar Zhongwan6 chromosome 1, CAAS_Psat_ZW6_1.0, whole genome shotgun sequence includes:
- the LOC127131502 gene encoding uncharacterized protein LOC127131502; protein product: MEWKTYYLDMILVPLGFLMTIGYHIWLWHKTRSEPFSTSIGINAHARRFWVPTMLKDIEKKNILVAQSLRNLIMGSTLMATTSILLSAGLAAIISSTYTIKKPLDDVIYGGHGEFMVALKYVTLLTIFLFSFFCHSLSIRFLNQLSLLICTPQDVMSMVTPDYLVEILERGTTLNTIGNRIFYSALPLLLWIFGPVLVFLCSLAMLIVFYNLDIVSESGKKEKIVLSDESNYV